A region of the Conyzicola lurida genome:
CTCGACGACGACCTGCTGATCCTCTGCGACAGTCAGTACGTGATCAACTGCGTCACCAAGTGGATGTCGGGCTGGAAGAAAAAGGGATGGCGCAAGGCCGACGGCAAGCCCGTGATGAACGTCGAGCTGCTCAAGGAGATCGACGAGGCCATCGTCGGTCGTAAGTACACGTTCGAGTGGGTGAAGGGGCACGCGAACCACCCGCTGAACGAGGCGGCAGATTCCCGCGCCCGGGCGGCGTCCGAAGCGTTCCAGCGCGGACTGCCCGTCGACAGCGGCCCCGGCTGGGTGCGCGACGGCGACGCCGACACCGCGGCCCCCGTGGTCGCCTGGGCCCCGGTCGCCGAGCCGGTCGCCGCGCCCGCCCCAGAACGGGCCCCCGCGCCATCCCTCTTCGACTTCGACGAGCCCGACGAGCCGGCCACGGTCACCGTGACCGCTCGCCTCACCC
Encoded here:
- a CDS encoding ribonuclease H family protein; amino-acid sequence: MTIRVAADGSALGNPGPAGWAWYVNDGCWAAGGWKHATNNQGELMAVLQFFRATAHLDDDLLILCDSQYVINCVTKWMSGWKKKGWRKADGKPVMNVELLKEIDEAIVGRKYTFEWVKGHANHPLNEAADSRARAASEAFQRGLPVDSGPGWVRDGDADTAAPVVAWAPVAEPVAAPAPERAPAPSLFDFDEPDEPATVTVTARLTPQQHERLLALASREGVSVEQALAGLV